AGAATTTCTCCCTGCATACGCGTTAAGCCGCGATAACTGGCGTAACTCATCAACGCTTCCATCAATTGGGTGGCCACACCCTTGCCCTGCCATTGATCGGCAACTGTGATGGCAAATTCACAACTGCTGCCATCAATATTTATGGCGTAGCGCGCAACACCAATTTCCTGTTCCTGCTGCTCGGATTCGATAACCGCGACAAAGGCCATTTCGCGGTCGTAATCGATTTGCGTTAATTTCGCGAGCATCTCCGGCGGCAGTTTGCGGAAGGTGTTCATAAAACGAAATTGTTTACTGCTCTCAGAAAGCCCCTCGACGAAGGCTCGCTCGATCTCGGCATCTTCCGGGCGAATGGGGCGAATAATACAGGCCTGATTTCCGGCGATTTGAATGCGCTGTTCGGCGTGGCTGGGGTAGGGATGGATGGCGGTGTGCGAGTAGTCGCTACCTGCGGGTTTGGGGCGAATGCGAATGTGGGCGTCCAGCGCGATAACACCCTGCTCATCTGCGAGTAGCGGGTCTATCTCGAGCTCTGCGACTTCCGGCAATTCACAGGCGATTTCAGATACGCTCAATAAACAATTGACCAGGGCATCCACATTCAACGGCGTGCGTGCATCCATATCGACGCCGAAAGACGTTACGGTGTAGTGTCCAAGTGGCGACTGCGCAATGAGATCCAGCGCCAACAAGCGGTTCAGTGGCGGCAGAGAAACGGCGCGCATGGCCGGGCTATTAGAAGTACCGCCACTGCTTATGCAAATCACCGGGCCGAACACCGCGTCCTGCTCGATGGCTATGCGCAATTCCCGGGCACTGGGGGATACCACCATAGGTTCTACCACGATATTAGTGCTGTCTCCCGGCGCTTGCAGGCTCTGCAGAGTATTGCTTAAGGCTTCGAAGCTGGTACGCACCGCTTGCTCGGTGCGCACATTCAATTGCACACCGCCCAACGCGGTTTTGTTGACCAGATTGCGGCCGTGAATTTTCATCGCCACCGGCAAACCGAAATGCTGGGCGGCATCCACAGCCTCGGATTGACTGGTAACAATGATAGGCGGCGCGATATTAACGCCGAAGGCTGCGAGAATCGCTTTTGATTCGGTTTCAGACAGTGCCTGGTGTTCGGCTTCGAGTGCACCTTCGATAATACGATGGGCATCTTCGATATTGGTTTCTAAGACCTGGCTGATCGGCCCTGGAGTCTGCAGAAGGAGTTTTTGGTTGCGGAAAAAACTGGTGAGGTAGGCAAAGGCCTGTACTGCGGTTTCGGGCAAACGGAAGTTGGGAATACCGGCATTGGCGAACACCTGGCGAGCCTCCGCAACACGATGTTCCCCCATCCAGCAGGCGATCACGGGCTTTCGGGTCTGTTTGGTGAGGTCGATCACCCGGTGCGCAATGCCCATGGTGTCGGTGGTTGCCTGGGGTGTGAGCATCACCAACAGGCCGTGACTGTTACTGTCTTGCAAGGCGGTTTGCAGGGCCGCGTTGTAGCGCACCGGGTCTGCGTCACCCAAAATATCGACTGGGTTACTGTGCGACCACATGGCCGGCAGCACCTTATTGAGCTCCGCAACCGTGGCATCGGTGAGTTCTGCCAGGGGGATGTGCAGGTCGCTGGCACGGTCGCATGCCATGGCTGCCGGGCCGCCGCCGTTAGTGACGATTGTGAGGTTCTCACCCCGAAGGCGAATGCCGCGCGACAATATATTCGCTGCGGCCAGCAAATCTCCCAAATGCATACCGCGAACCACACCGGCACGTTTCAGCGCCGCATCGAACACATCGTCGCTTCCCACCCGCACACTGTTGTGCGATTGGGTAACTTTTATCGCCGATTTGTGGCGCCCGGCTTTTACCACAATAACCGGTTTAACCCGCGCCGCCGCCCGCAAACCACTCATAAAGGAACGCGCATCGCGAATGCCTTCCACATACAACAAAATACTGCGGGTTTTGGCATCACTCACCAGAAAGTCCAGTATTTCGCCAAAATCCAAATCGGCAGAAATACCGGTGGAGATAACACTGGAAAACCCGATATCCTGTTGCGCAGCCCAGTCCAGAACAGCCGTGCAAACCGCTCCAGATTGCGACACCAATGCCAAATTGCCAGGGGCGATATGCCCGGGCGCGAAGGTGGCATTTACGCCGCTGGTGGGGTGTGCGATGCCGAGGCTGTTGGGTCCAACAAAGCGCATGTTGTAGCTGCGCGCGATGTTTACCAGGGTTTCTTCAAGCACCTGGCCTTGTTCACCCGCTTCGCCAAAACCGCCGGCAAACACCACGGCCGCTTTCACGCCACTCCTGCCGCAGTCGTGGAAAATTTCGGGAACGGTGTGCGCCGGTGTGGCAATAATCGCCAGCTCCACCGGTTCTGGAATATCCGCGACACTGCGGTAACAGGTTTGCTGCTCCACGGTGTGGTATTTGGGGTTAACCGCAAACAGCCTGCCCGGGAAGCCCGCCGCGACGAGATTACGAAACACCACGGTGCCCACGGAATTTGGTCGCAAGCTGGCGCCAATAACGGCGATCGACTTGGGGGCGAACAGCACAGAGAGATAGTGCTCGATGGTTTCTGGCATAAAATCGGAACCTCAAACAAATGGGCCACTTTACGCGATTTTCCGGATGCGGGTATTGATTTAGATATTGCCTGCATCCAGCGATTGCACCTGCGGGCCAAGGTGCTTCTCAACTTCCACACTGTGGGGGTTGATTTTAGTATGGTAAATAGCCGTGGTATTCCCCACGGCTTTTTTGAGTATATCGGCGTGGAAACTCTTTACACGGCTACCCAGGTAAATAGTGCGGATTTTTTCTTTAATACAAAAATATTTGCGATCAGTAATTACGCGGTATTCCTGCTCGTGTTGCCAGTGCAGAGTTTTTTTACGCAACAGCGCGCTAATATCGCTGTTGGCGATGGCATCCAAATCTATTAAGGGGAGTTTTTCACTGTAGCTTACCGGGTGCAGATCGGGCTCGTTGTCGTCCACTTCAATTTCAATGGCGATACCGGTGTGGCCGTCGCCGTAATATGACCAGAGGCGTACATCGCTAATATTGCGGGTTAGGCTACACACCCGACAGTTCTCCAACAGTGAGCTATCCAGGTGCTTGGCACTGGCCACCACGTTGTAAACCCCGGCTTGAGAACCCAGTAAACGCGCGCCTACGGGCTTCTTGGAAAGGTCGAACAGATTGGAGAGAAACAGGCCTTCGAACGGGTCGTTAAGCTTGTCGTAACTGGCACAGTACAAGCGCTGGTTGTAAATAATATCCAGCACAAATTCAATATTAGAGAGCGATCGGAATTTAAATAGCCTCATAACTGCCAGATCTCCGTTGGGAGTCTTCATGGGTATTCAGATTTAGCGTAGCTCAAAAACATGACAATCAGCCGACAAATTGTGATACAGCTGTCATACAGATGTCACACACTGAGCTACAAAATCCAAAACAGGAATCTATACCGTTGATGCATAAAATTGTGACATGGGTGTTGCTTGTGATTGGTAGCCTGCTACTGCAATGCTGCACCATTTTGGATGATCATCGTTGGCCCGTTGGGCACAAAAAAATTATTTTAAGTTTTGATGATGGCCCCAACCCTGAAATTAGCGATGCATTATTGGATGTATTAAAAAAGCACAATGTCAAAGCGACATTCTGTTTTGTGGGGCGCAATGCTGAAAAATACCCGCAACAGGTGTATCGCGCGGTCGAGGAGGGCCACCTACTGGCGTTACATGCGTTTTCCCGATCATACCCGGCGGTGTGGCAATACGACACCATGTTGCAGGAGGTGGAACTCTCCAAGCAGGCGATTAACGAGGCCGAATTCCCCGACGGCATTAAACTGGAATACTACCGCCCGCCACGGGGACTTATAACCCCGACTGTAAAAAAACTGCGTGCAGAAACCGACATTAAAATTGCTTATTTGAGTTTCTACATACACGATGCGCCGCTGGGGCCCGCAGATATCGATGGATTATTCGAAAAATACACTCGTAAAATAACGGCTCTCCAGGGAGCTGCCATTGTGATTCATGAGGCGCGTTTTAAATCAGACCCGGAAAAAGATAACAAAATAGATAAAAGCTGGGTGCCGGCATTTGTCGATAAGCTGGTGCTATGGGGCAAAACTCAAGGTTACCAGTTTGTGCAATACAGCGATGCCCCGCTGCGGGACCAGGTGATAAATTAACAGATCCTAGCCCTTCGGATTACAGTCGACATTCATGTCGCTTTTTGGAAAATACAGCTGGAGTTGTCGGCCTTCAAAGTGGTAGCTGGCGCTTGCCGGTTCCTGTATTGTTCGCAGCAGGCTATTCTTGCTGGCTTGTGTAGCTAACATGTTAAGTTCATCGCGTTCAATACTAATAAGATTGGCGGAATAGGGTGAATAGCTGATGGTGTTATCCGTTATCGCAATATTTTCTGCGCTGTCAAAAAGAAGCTGTACGCGTTTTAGGGAATTATCCTCCGCTTTTTGAGTAATGAGCATGGCTGTTTCAGTGGTGCTTTTTAGGGTCTGAGTATTTATTCGGTGGGTGTAATTGATATTAACGGTAATGCCATTGCTGGCATTACTTGTCGTTGAAGAACACTGCCAGTTGCCATGTAAACGCGACTGGGGTTGTTGTTGCGTATTCGCCGCACAACTGCTTACTGCCACTGTTGCCATCAAACTCATTAGCCAAAACCGCATAATCTGCACACCTATCTATTATTTTGTTATGCGGCGGATTATACCCGGTCTCAAGTGAGTAATGTGGTGGAATTTACTGGTCTCTGCTAGGGGCGCACCGCTTTGTACCCAATACGAAAACCGCCCCAATGGCGGCCCTGCACGTAGATCGGTGCGGAGAGATCGTGAATAACTTCGCCCGTATCGCGTTTGTAGGTTTGCAGCAGAAAGCGCTGGGTATTGCTGCCGCAGCGGGCACCGGTTCTGTCGTTAAAAATACGCTTGGTGCGGTTATTTAGCAGGTCTGTTTCGTAATTGCCAGTAAGAGTCTGGGAATAACGCGTATTGTGCGTTGGAAAATAGCCATTATTGTCCACCGCACCGGCGAACAAGATATGGGCATTGGCTTTTAGAATGGGTTCCTGAATGGCAGGTAGAACAGAATCGGTAAATTTATCGAAGCGTGTGTGATATTTCTGGGGCTTGGTATTGGAAATTTTCTGGTAATTTCTATCGAATAAATCCTGAAGAGATATGCGGCCCTGCTTGATACTGTTCTCGAAGAGCTGGCCAATTTGCTGCGCGGTTTCAATAGCAATACGTTGAATATGGTCGTGGCGCTCACCGAGGGTATAACTGCCCATATTGCCGAGAATCTGCTCGGCAATTGCCGATAACTGTTCGCTGTCGTGCTCTGCTTTACTGGCGTCTTTCTCGGTTTGGGAAAGCTCATTGTTAATTTGCATGATGGTCTGCGAAACTTCTTCGCTGGCTTTAACATTCTCGGCAATGGAGTTGGCAATGTCATTCACGTAGAGATTGGAACTGCGTGCCTGCTCCGATATCTCCTGCAACACATCGCCCGCGCTGCTAACGTCCAGCGCAACCGCTTCCATGTGTGATTCCAGATCCCCCATGATTTGTGTGACCTTTTCCGATTGCTGATGATTGGCCGACAGCATGCTTTCAATTTCGGCGGTTGCTTTGGTGGTTTGATTGGCGAGGTTGCGTACCTCATCGGCGACCACGGAAAAACCACGGCCGTATTCACCGGCCCGTGCGGCTTCAATTGCAGCATTTAATGCGAGCAAATTGGTTTGTTCAGCAATACTGTTAATCACAGCGGTGATACTTTGTATTTCCTGCGATTGCGATTGTAAGGTGTCCAGTGCAGCTGAAACGGTATCAACCGTTGTGTTAATTTGGGTAAATTTGTTTGAAAGATTCTGCACGGTGTCGAGTCCGCTGGCAGAAATCCGGTCAGTTTTCGAGGCCGCATCACCGGCCACCTGTGCTGCTTCGGAAGCGGCATTAACTGTTTCAGCCATGCGCTCAGCAATAACACTAATTTGTTGCGCTCGCTGAGATTGAGTGGAAATGGAGGTTTTCAGGTTGCCGATAAAATTGGAGATGTCTGCGGCGCTTATGGCTTGTTGGTCAACGTTTTGAACCAGCTTTCCCATAAATCGCAGAATATGATCGTGATAATCAACTAACAGTGCACTTGGGGCCCCCTGCTCAGACACTTCTTTATGGGCTGCTACAGAGTGTTCGCTGGCCTGCTTTACTGAAACCAAGTGATCCAATAATTGTTGTGCGTGATGCTGCATTTGCCTGTGCTGATATTGCATCCACAGATAAAAGCCCAAACCGCCAACGAAAATTCCTGTGGCGGCGGCCACAAATGTGGCACTGGCCCCCATCACGAGAATAATGAGTGGCACAGCTGCGAGGCTGGCGAGAAAAATGATAGCGTTCATCTACCCCTTTTATCCTACTCATGAGTCACATGATTTAACTCTAGCGTAAAAAGTACAAAAGGTTGCAATAGCTGCCTGTAAATCCCCGTTGTGCGGGCTTTTTTGTAACGGTAGATGGTTTAAAAGCAATTACAAAAAGAACTAAAAGTCAGTATTTCTATAACTACTTGTCGAAATCTTTCCGTCTTTGATAGCTGCAAGATGGGTTCTTAATAAGATGGCATAAAGACATCGCGATTGCGCAACCCGGATTCCGGGCACGCACGAGCTTATTAACTCGGCGATTTTATATGTTGGGTTAATAGTATGCGTCTAACGCTGCGGGTGACCGGACAATTCGGAACGATTGTGGGACGGGTCGCTATCAAATCGACGTACTTTCGCGTAGAAATCTTCCAGCATTAAGCGATTATCCAGTTGAAAATAAACGCGGATTTTGCGGGTTTTACTTTGACTGAGGTAGTCGCCTGCCGCAGTTATTTTGGGTGCGGGAAGGTCGAGATAAAAGCTGGAAGAGGCTGCTGGCTGCCAAGCGGACTGAAGTGCACTGAGCAGTACCAAGGGTGAATCGCCCAACGCATAAACTTCTCCCAAATTGCCCTGGGCTTTGTTAAACAGGGATTCCAAGCGGCCAATCAAAAACTCTGCCAGTGGTCCCTGGGTATTTAAACGCTGTAACAATTCGCTATGAGATACCAATGTTTGACGATACGTGTTTCGGGGCACCTGCCATAGCGCCAGGCGGGAATTATTAAATACCACCTGTGCCGCTGCGATATCGATTCCCAGGTTGTACTCAGCGCCCTGTGTGTCGGGTGGCGCAGCAGTGCCTTGATACTCCGGCCCGCCAATCCAAATAAGTTGTAATCGTGCCGCGATCTTGGGTTCCATGAGATAGGCGCTGGCAACGGAACCCAGCCCCGCACCGCACACCACATAAAGTGGCAGATCGGAGTCGTCGCGCATCGCCTCGCGAACAATAAATTGCGAGGCCGCGTTCACTTGTGGCGATCGCGTATTTTCCAGCGCGATTTCTGCACCGCTATACAGGGGAATATCCGTGTTAAGAAGATCCAACAGGGTGCGTGCCTGCTCGGTGGCAAAAGCAGCCGTGCCAGGGTCGCCGTAAAATCCGGATGCATAATGCTTCGAGGCGATTACGCCAACAACGCTTACCGAAGGTGACAGCAGGTGATGGGCAAGTTGGAACAATCCATCGGGATCGCCGCCAAAATCGTTATCGATAATGATTCGTGCCCGAGGTACAACGGTGGTGGTGGTTGGTGCGTTTGTTAGGCCTGGCGCGGCTTGCTGTTGTGGTGCTGCCGCATTGTTTGCCAGTGCCGTGTTTAATGTAAAAGGGTTCAATATAAAAATGAACATCGCAAGTAAAATGCGACACTGTGCAGAAAAGGTCGTCATAGCTGCTCCTTAAATGCCTGGATAGTCGGGCGAAAAATTCCTTCCCGAACTATAGCAAGAGTAGGCTTAACAGGCCCTAATGTTTTTTGCGATTAAAAAAAGGCGCAGCCTCAGAGACTGCGCCTTTGTGTAAATATACTCGGTATCAGCGGTTCGATATGAACCTATCTGAACCGGGTAATTGGATTTAGCGGCCTAAATAGTTCATAAGCCAATCCATTGCTGGGCGATGTTGACCGCTGCTTTGAATTAAGCCCGTTCCATCACGCCAGGTTGCGCCAACAACATAACCCCACAGAGTAATACCTTTTACGTTGGGATGGTTGTAGAACAGCGGGAAGGTGGTTTGCATGTAATCCAACTGAGTTTGGTCATTGGTGGCTTCGATATCGTACTCGGAGATGTACAGCGGTACACCCAGTTCCGAAATTCGATCTAACTTATCGAGAATTTCCTGCTCAGACCACACTTTGGGGTCGTAAAGACTGTGCGCCTGCAAGCCGAGTGCATCCACCAAGCCCGCTTGAACGGCCGGTGTTACCAGATCGATAATTGCATCGGTATCCCAAGTCATAAAGTTGTAGTCGTTATAAATCAGGATGGTATTCGGGCAGTATTGGCGTGCGAGACGGAAAGACTCAACCACCCAGTCACTGCCGAATGCATTTTTAGCATAAGTCGCAGGTGCGTGCTTATCGATGCCTTCGTTAACGACGTCCATCAGTTGCGTGTCGGGATAGCGTTCACAGTAGTCACTGATCCATTCTTCGATTTCTGCACGTTGCTCTGCAGCGCTTAAGCCGTCGATCCAGCCAGGCTTCTGGCTACCCCAAACCATGGTGTGCGCTTTAACAGGAATACCGTTAGCGCGGGCGTATTCGTAAATACGGTCCAGTGGTGCCCAGTTGTATTGGTCGCGGGTACCCTCAACAGAACCCCACTTGCCTTCGTTTTCCGGAGTAATTTGATTCCAGTATTGGATGAAATCAGAGCGTACATTACCGTTAGTGGTGATGTTACCGACGAAGAACGGTGGGTACTGACGGCCGCCACCGGTGCTGCTCGAGCTCGAGGAGCTGCTTGAACTGCTGGAGCTGGAAGTGCTTCCCGTACTGCTGCTGGAGGAGCTGGAAGAGCTGCTGCTACTGCTGCTCGAGGACGAGGAGCTGGTCGAACCACAGTTGCCGCCAATGACACCGCCGTTACCATACTGGTTGTTACAGGTGGTCTCGCCGATACAACTTGCGCTGTTTTCCCAACCCCAGCCGGTGGTTTGATTCTCACAAACCGGATAGTTGGTACCGTACCAATTACAAACACTGCCACAACTGCCACCGGTTGAAGAGCTGGAGCTGCTGCTTGAAGAACTGCTTGATGAAGAACTGGAACTGTTTGAAGAGCTAGAACTGCTGGAAGAGCTGGAGCTACTGGAGGTGGTCGAACTGCTGGACCCGCCGCAGGTACCCAGATTGGTCCAGGAGGCGTCGCTGCCAGGAACAGTGGTGGTGTACCAATTGGCCTTGTACAGAGTGTTTTGATAAACCATCTGGTCGCCGGCATTAGCGTGATTGTAAGCGCCGCCGGACCAGTCTCTGGCTGTCCAATTGGGATACTCGTTGACACCACTACAGCTGGTTTGTGCATGCGCTTGTTGCAATGCAAAGCATTGTAACGCAAGCGTTGCGGCAATACTCAGCCGCAGGTATTTACTAAATGGGATTTTATTCATTATTAGACCCTATTTTTTAGTGAGTTTGTTAATTACTGGTGTGGAACTTTAGTCTTAAAAATCGCCTCGCAATAAGCGAGTCGATGTATTTCCAAACGTGTATAACTGCGCTAAATAGACTTAGCAACATGCTTGGAACTGACATCATAAATCGACAGGCATGCGGCGATCAAAAATTAATAGCAAAAAATAGCATTTTTGTGGCAGGCGCACGAAATCGAGTTCTGGTATTTTTAATTCATTGATGGCCGTGCATCAAAAAGAGAAAGAGCCTATTAAATAGGTCTGATGTGATAATGAAGAATTGGAACGAGTTTTTTCGTTGAATCAATAAAGCTCAGTTAGAATAATAATATTCTTAAACCAATAATTATTAAAATAACACCGCCCAAAAATTCTGCTTTGGATTCCAGCCAGGTGCCACAGGTATTCCCCACCAAAACGCCCAAGCCACTTAAACAAAAGGTGGTGAGACCGATAACTGCGCAGGCGATTAGAGGATTAACGGGTAACAATGTGAGGGTAAAACCCGCTGCCATAGCGTCGACACTGGTGGCAATGGCAAGCAACAACATCACTCGGTGAGAAACACGGGTAATTTCATCTTCGATACCATTAGAGAGCGCTTCATAAATCATCTTTCCGCCGATTAAAGCGAGCAGTAGAAAAGCCACCCAATGCGTGAATCCCTCCAGCCAACCCAACAGTCCTTTGCCGCCTAAAAAACCTAATAGCGGCATAAGTGCTTGAAAAACGCCGAAGTACACAGCGCTTTTGAGGGCCAGGGGTAAGGCTTGCGTGTTCTTGGAGCCCAAGCCGATAGACACGGCAAACGCATCCATGCTCAGTGCTATTGCGAGAAAGATTAATTCGATCATCTACAAAGGTGGTTATATTTGAGAAGTTATCGGGGGGGCGCTTTTGTATTGCGGAATTTTAGCGCATTTTAAGCGCTTTGGAACAATAAAACCGTTCTTTAAAGCGCTCATCTACTCCTGATTTGTACACCGTTCCATCAAAACACGTGAAAAAAAGGTTGTCATCTTCAGATACGCTCGGTTTGTTTCAGTAATAATATGTGTCAAATTGCCAGCGCGTATCTGCAATTTCCAAATCTACCGCAACCAACGAGCCCTGAAAATCGCTGCCACGGAGTAAGCACCTTTTATACCGAATTTCCATTTTACCTTAGCGCTTTTCATCATAGCTTATCAAGCTACGCTATGGTTTTTAGACGGCAAATTGAGTATTAAAAATGAAATTGGTCATTAATAATGGATTGTGTGAAATTTATTTTGCAAAAGATATTTTTGTGACGATTTGAGCGGGCATTAATCACTGCCATAATACAAGCGAACTCTAGAATTCCAAATAACATTGCACTTCTTACAAGAGAACAACCGATTGTCTCGTTCATCCAGTTTTCCCCGATTGATCAACCAGGACTTGCAGCTTGGGCAGATGCATAGGTGTGCCCTCGCAACGAAAATAACCATCAGTAGCAAACAGGTAAGCATAAATGTAGAAACGAATATGTTGACAAGTCGTTGGTCTCTCAGCTCTTCCTGAGCGTAGTAACCGATCAGGAAGGTCACTATCGCAATACATAAGAGTACGACCATGAGTATTCGTGTCGTGCGAGCGTGTGTTGGGTGAGTTTTAGCTAGCATATACGATGTTCACCAGAAGATCGCTTAGAGTACTATTCGAGGGTTTCGCGGTACTTTACGCTTTTACACCAAGGGGAGTGATGAGCACGAAATCACTTAACAATAAGTATAGGTCCATTTTGCCCACTCCTGTACGATATTGTCACTGTTCAGTTGATTTATAGCTTTGGCTGACATGGCGAGTATATCCTCGCCAGGATCTGTACTTTGCACCGATAAATAGATATTTTCGCTGAATATATGCTCATTCCGTAGCTCCTTTAAGGCAAGCACAATGGCATTGAAGGTGAGTTGAACTATTTCTTCAAATTTGTCTTCATACTCGATAGTATCTCTTTTTCTCTCCTTTTCCAAAAGCAACTCATAAACAGGTTTAAAGTGACCTTCTTGCGTGTAAAGGTCCCACTCCGTTGGAAGTAAGAATTGCTCCTTGTCGATTTTGGAATCAAGCCATTCCCCAGTACAGGCGACACTGAATAGTGTCATCACACAATCGTCGGTACAGAGCGCGTACGCTATCAGGGGAGCATCGTTAGATTTTTGTTTGAGTTCTGCTAACGAACTGACTACGGCCATTTTGGTTGCAACTTTTAACGCCTCGAAATCTATGATTGAATCCATGACATTCGTCGCTCCAAAAGTAAATTGCTAACAGCTACTCTCGTTAAGGGTAGTGCCATTACCAAGACAAAAGAACCTTGTAAAATGAATTTCTGTGTTTGGTTATCGTTACTTGTATTTATTTGATGTTCTTAAGATTCTTTTTGTGGATGGCATAGTCAAAACCCGCTCCTAAAGCTGTGCCTAGTGCCAAACCTACGGCTATGCCCGAGGTAACATTGCCGTAAAGCCAACCATATGCAGCGCCGAGCGCCACACCGATCGCAGATCCAGCGCCAGTACCGTTACCCGAAGCTGTTTTGCCTGATTGTTCCTTGGGCATAAAAATCTACCTTTACGGTTGAGTTTAGATCTCTAGCATAGCCACTATCGCTCGTAGCAAGCACATCTCCATAAATATAGCGCTTTCGGCAGCGATATAAGATAGCGCCTGCAAGCGTGCTATATCTTAACGCGATCGCTTGCCATCCAAAAGGCTAGTAGGTCTAAAAGGGTGTAATATTTGCGCAATATATTTGTCACGTTATTGGCTTTCTGGCTGTATGCTCCGCTGCCGTTTGTTGAGGATTATGGGTGGTATTTTGGCGTTGTTATGTGAACGCAGGAATACCGTAAAGCGTAGCCCCAACAAGAAAATAAATTGCAAGACCTATAGACGCGCTATGCTTAAGCTTATAAAAAATTACCTGCTGACAAGCTCTAAAGGCCCACAATACTGAAATTAGAGCTATGAGCGTCTTGCCGAGCCCAGTGTTTACCAGATCGCGAGTGTAAACAAATGAAAGGTAAGCAAAGATAACAAATATAAAGGTGATGCTTATATTTAAGACTTGCATGGTCGCCCGGTTCACAAAGTTTAATGTGCGCAAAGTTTCCGGCCAACGGAATATTTTCCAGAACAGTACGTGAAATGCGATTAAACCAACAGTGTATATACCGCCCGTGAAAATTAGAGTTTCTTTCATAAGTTCCCTCGACTGCTTCGCGTTGTATAAGTGGACTTCGGTCTCGCGGTAGGAAATTCAAAATAGACGAACGAATTACCCCATTTGATACGCCAGAATTTGATTATCACCGGGAATTGTTTTCCCTCCCCAATGGTGTTGAGAGCGTCTGTAGCAAATGATAGGGCGCTTTTTGTTGCTACCTCATTGTTAACGTTTTTTATAAGGATTAAGAACGCCCTTTGATGGGCGCTGCAACAAATTTTATCGAATTTCGAATTTGGTGAACATTGCAGAATCGTGCATCGGTACTGCGATAATCGCTTGAGTTGGGGTCGAATAACGAAAGTGTGTTGTCCAGAGATTTGCTTGTCAGTAATGTTCGGAACTATTTAGATGGCGACGTTCGTAAGAGTGTCTATGGGAATGCATGGTTTGGTAGTATAGAAAAATGTAGTCCAGGCGATATAGAACGTTGAAGTAAGTTGGTCTTGTTAAAAGTAGAGCTGCACACACAGCATTTTTCAAAGTTTAAAACGAACTAAGTGGTTAAATTGCTAAGTGTTAGAGCCCCAGCTTCTATGGTTTACAGCCTAATTGTACAGCCTAGTTGAGTCCGCCAAGCTCAATATCTACAATTGCCTGAAATCCATTTTAGAGCAATTGCCGACAGCAACCATAGAGGAAGCGCTAAAAGCATTGCTGCCATACAACTGGCAAGAGGTCTAATGTGAATTATTCAGATATTATCCAGGCCCTGAATGAAGCCAGCGCGTTTGATCTATACCGTCTACAAACCGCACTGGACAATATGATAGATGACCCCAAGCGACTTATAGAAGTGAAAAAAGCGCTCCGCTTAGGCATGGAAATCGAATATTACGATGCTGCGGCCA
The DNA window shown above is from Alteromonadaceae bacterium 2753L.S.0a.02 and carries:
- a CDS encoding acetyltransferase, encoding MPETIEHYLSVLFAPKSIAVIGASLRPNSVGTVVFRNLVAAGFPGRLFAVNPKYHTVEQQTCYRSVADIPEPVELAIIATPAHTVPEIFHDCGRSGVKAAVVFAGGFGEAGEQGQVLEETLVNIARSYNMRFVGPNSLGIAHPTSGVNATFAPGHIAPGNLALVSQSGAVCTAVLDWAAQQDIGFSSVISTGISADLDFGEILDFLVSDAKTRSILLYVEGIRDARSFMSGLRAAARVKPVIVVKAGRHKSAIKVTQSHNSVRVGSDDVFDAALKRAGVVRGMHLGDLLAAANILSRGIRLRGENLTIVTNGGGPAAMACDRASDLHIPLAELTDATVAELNKVLPAMWSHSNPVDILGDADPVRYNAALQTALQDSNSHGLLVMLTPQATTDTMGIAHRVIDLTKQTRKPVIACWMGEHRVAEARQVFANAGIPNFRLPETAVQAFAYLTSFFRNQKLLLQTPGPISQVLETNIEDAHRIIEGALEAEHQALSETESKAILAAFGVNIAPPIIVTSQSEAVDAAQHFGLPVAMKIHGRNLVNKTALGGVQLNVRTEQAVRTSFEALSNTLQSLQAPGDSTNIVVEPMVVSPSARELRIAIEQDAVFGPVICISSGGTSNSPAMRAVSLPPLNRLLALDLIAQSPLGHYTVTSFGVDMDARTPLNVDALVNCLLSVSEIACELPEVAELEIDPLLADEQGVIALDAHIRIRPKPAGSDYSHTAIHPYPSHAEQRIQIAGNQACIIRPIRPEDAEIERAFVEGLSESSKQFRFMNTFRKLPPEMLAKLTQIDYDREMAFVAVIESEQQEQEIGVARYAINIDGSSCEFAITVADQWQGKGVATQLMEALMSYASYRGLTRMQGEILADNQGMQALAKKMGFALQLSPLDKTLVLASIQLPAFPSTE
- a CDS encoding inosine-uridine nucleoside N-ribohydrolase, with product MTTFSAQCRILLAMFIFILNPFTLNTALANNAAAPQQQAAPGLTNAPTTTTVVPRARIIIDNDFGGDPDGLFQLAHHLLSPSVSVVGVIASKHYASGFYGDPGTAAFATEQARTLLDLLNTDIPLYSGAEIALENTRSPQVNAASQFIVREAMRDDSDLPLYVVCGAGLGSVASAYLMEPKIAARLQLIWIGGPEYQGTAAPPDTQGAEYNLGIDIAAAQVVFNNSRLALWQVPRNTYRQTLVSHSELLQRLNTQGPLAEFLIGRLESLFNKAQGNLGEVYALGDSPLVLLSALQSAWQPAASSSFYLDLPAPKITAAGDYLSQSKTRKIRVYFQLDNRLMLEDFYAKVRRFDSDPSHNRSELSGHPQR
- a CDS encoding peptidoglycan/xylan/chitin deacetylase (PgdA/CDA1 family) — encoded protein: MHKIVTWVLLVIGSLLLQCCTILDDHRWPVGHKKIILSFDDGPNPEISDALLDVLKKHNVKATFCFVGRNAEKYPQQVYRAVEEGHLLALHAFSRSYPAVWQYDTMLQEVELSKQAINEAEFPDGIKLEYYRPPRGLITPTVKKLRAETDIKIAYLSFYIHDAPLGPADIDGLFEKYTRKITALQGAAIVIHEARFKSDPEKDNKIDKSWVPAFVDKLVLWGKTQGYQFVQYSDAPLRDQVIN
- a CDS encoding methyl-accepting chemotaxis protein — its product is MNAIIFLASLAAVPLIILVMGASATFVAAATGIFVGGLGFYLWMQYQHRQMQHHAQQLLDHLVSVKQASEHSVAAHKEVSEQGAPSALLVDYHDHILRFMGKLVQNVDQQAISAADISNFIGNLKTSISTQSQRAQQISVIAERMAETVNAASEAAQVAGDAASKTDRISASGLDTVQNLSNKFTQINTTVDTVSAALDTLQSQSQEIQSITAVINSIAEQTNLLALNAAIEAARAGEYGRGFSVVADEVRNLANQTTKATAEIESMLSANHQQSEKVTQIMGDLESHMEAVALDVSSAGDVLQEISEQARSSNLYVNDIANSIAENVKASEEVSQTIMQINNELSQTEKDASKAEHDSEQLSAIAEQILGNMGSYTLGERHDHIQRIAIETAQQIGQLFENSIKQGRISLQDLFDRNYQKISNTKPQKYHTRFDKFTDSVLPAIQEPILKANAHILFAGAVDNNGYFPTHNTRYSQTLTGNYETDLLNNRTKRIFNDRTGARCGSNTQRFLLQTYKRDTGEVIHDLSAPIYVQGRHWGGFRIGYKAVRP